The Aestuariibius sp. HNIBRBA575 nucleotide sequence CCCAAACGACCTAGACAGCTATTGGATGCCATTTACGGCATCGCGTGCGTTCAATTCAAACCCGCGCATGATCACGGGCGCAGATGGGATCCACTACACCGATCAGTCAGGCCACAAGGTTATCGACGGTACGGGCGGGCTTTGGTGCTGCAATGCCGGGCATAATCGCAAACCCATTGTGGACGCGATCCAACATCAGGCAGCTACACTTGATTTTGCGCATTCATTCAACCAGGGCCACCCAATTGCCTTTCAGGCGGCCAGCCGAATGGTGGCATTGGCCGACGGTTTTGATCATATATTCTTCACCAATAGCGGCTCTGAATCCGTCGACACCGCCCTTAAAATCGCATTGGCCTATCACATGGCAAATGGCCAAGGACATCGACGGATTTTAGTGGGTCGCCAAAAGGCATATCACGGGATCAACTTTGGTGGCCTGTCTGTTGGTGGGCTTGGACCCAATAAGGCCCAATTTGGAACCCTCTACCCCGCAGCCCTGCATATGCGGCACACATTGCTGCCCGAAAACGCCTTTGCCAAAGGCCAACCCGAACACGGCGCCCATCTGGCGGATGACCTGACAGCATTGTGCGAAACCCATGGCGGCCATAATATTGCAGCGGTTATTGTCGAACCCGTCGCCGGTGCTGGCGGTGTTTTTCCCCCACCTGTTGGCTATCTAAAACGCCTGCGGGACATTTGCGACGAACATGGCATTTTGCTGATCTTTGACGAAGTGATCACAGGGTTTGGCCGGCTGGGAACGCCATTTGCCGCCTCATATTTTGGCGTTCAACCGGATCTGATGACCGTCGCCAAAGGCATGACCAACGCAACCGTTCCCATGGGCGGTGTTTTCACAACCGCCAATGTGCGGCAGGCGTTTTTAAATGGTCCGGAAACGATGCCTGATCTGTTTCATGGATACACCTATTCTGGTCACCCGTTGGCCAGCGCTGCGGCAATTGCAACTTTAGATTTGTACCGGGACGAGGCGATTTTTGAAAACGCGGCAGCAATGGCCCAAATTTGGCAGGACATGTTGCATCAATTTGCCGATGCGCCGGGCGTCATTGACGTGCGAAATATCGGATTGATGGGGGCGATCGGGTTGCAAAAATCAGGGGATGTTGGGGCAAATGGGCGCGCAACCTACGAAAAATTATGGGAAAAAGGTCTTAGCGTTCGCCCCATCGGCGACACCTTGGCCATGTCCCCGCCATTGACAATCACCGCACCGGATATCGCGAAAATCGGTGACATTCTATCAAAGGTGCTTTGCTAATCTGTCGCTGAACAAGTGTCTGTTTTCACCAGAAACGACATGAATTAGGGGCAAATTTCGGTGCTGAAAATTTTTTGCAACGCCGTTTTTTTGGCCTTGTTTCTCGGGTTTTACGCACATATACGGGTCGACGGAGACGTGGCCGAGTGGTCGAAGGCGCTCCCCTGCTAAGGGAGTAGGCCCGAAAGGGTCTCGAGGGTTCGAATCCCTTCGTCTCCGCCAGAAAGCTCATAACTTTCTGATATATAACGATATAGTTTTTCGGGAAGGCCGATTTCCTGCCTCTGGGTCAGTTCGCTGGTACGGTGAGGACAGAAGATGGCTATTCATACACGGCTCGTTACACGAGGAAGAACATTCTACTTTCGCGCAGCAGTTCCCAAGGATTTGCGTTCATTTACGCAGCGCAGTGAAGTTAAGATTTCATTAAGAACCTTTAATCAATCATTGGCGTCAATGAGATGTCGAGTGATTAGCAACCATTTCGACCTCGTGGTTGGGAAGGCGAGGCAAATGGCGACAGCACAAGACACAGCATTAGATCAATCAATTCGGGACTATTTCCGTGATGCCCTCGATTGGGGGCAAGAGTTCGTGGATATCTTCGCCCCTGACGCAGAAGTGAATGTCGAAGACAGTATCACCCACGTTGAAACTCGTCTGGCCATGCTGCGCCGCCGCCTTGCAGTCAGGGATTTCCCCAGTGAGGTGCAGAGCGAAGCAGATGCGATTGTGGGGGGCTTATCCAAAGATGTCCTAACAAGCCGTTATCAGGCGCTCCAGCGGGTCCAGACGGGGCTTTTACGGGCCAACATCGAGGCCGACCGCCTGCTGCTTGCAAAGCTGAATGGTGACTATGCGCAGTCGGAGATTGCCGACCCGCTGTTCAAAGGTGTGGAATTGGAACCCGATGGGACCATCCCCCGTCTAGCGCTGCGCCCGAATGATGCGGTCAAGACTGTCCCAAAAGTACTGGGCCCAGATGCGCCGTCACTAAACGCATTGGCCAAATCCTATGTGCAGGTGCTCAAGGATCAGAAGATAAAAGACAAAACCATTGGCGACCTAAGGCTGTCGTTTGAGCTTGCCCGTGCGGTAATTGACTTTGACAAGCCTGCGACACTTCTCGACCTGAACGACATGAAAGCGCTGCGCGATCTAATCGGCCACATGCCCGCCCATCATCAAAAGAAGCCCGAGACACGTGATCTTGATCCGATTACGGCTGTCCAAGCAGGCAAGGACTTACCGAAGCTTGGGTATGAAACCCAAAAGAAACGCTTTGATTTCTTCAAACGATTTGTTGCGTGGATGGTCGCGGAAGAACACCTGACGAAAGTTCCGGGTAACGAGCTAAAACTGCTGGTCAAGAAGCCACCAAAGGGCAAACCCAAACGACTTCCGTATGAGCCAAGCCAACTGAAATTGATATTCGACTGCCCGATCTACACCGGACGCCAAAGCATCAACAGATCAGGGACACCCGGTAAGCTGCGGTTGAAGGACGGACGCTATTGGGTGCCGTTGATCGCCCTATATGCTGGGATGCGAGCTGGGGAAATCATCCAGCTGACTTGCAAGGATATCAAAGAAGAGGACGGGATTTTCTTCTTCGACATCACGAAGCTGGAAGATGATCCCGACGAAGAAATCAAGCATCTCAAGACAGGATCAAGCTATCGTAAAGTTCCCGTACATTCGGCGATCCTAGAATTAGGTTTTCTGGAATACGTTGCCGCACGCAAAACAGGACGACTGTTCGCAGAACTGAAAATGGGCAGTGATGGCACCTACAGTCAGCCATGGTCGAAGTTTTGGTATAACCTTGGCAACAAATGGAAATTTCGTAGCAAGTTGCATGTGTTCCATTCGTTCAGGCACAATTTTGTAGATGCACTTCACGAAGCGAATGTAACGGATGCAATTGCCATGCAACTCTGTGGGCACACCAGCGACGATGCACATTGGGGGTATGGCAAAGGGGCCTCAATATCCCGTCTCAAGGAGGAAATTGAGAAGATTGACTATCCGGGATTGCACCTTGGCCATGCCACTGGCCCCGGTTGGAAGATTTGAGATCGGATGGCGTGCATGTCCGATGAACAGGTTTCCAAGAATTGGCTGGCGAATATTACCACTAAGCTAAAGATCGAGTATAAGGCTGAAATTCTTGAAGGTGCTCCGCCGACACCGTTTGTCCCTCCGCCGATTGATAGCGGTTATGTTTCCATTTCTGGGTTTCAAGAATACAGCAAATTGAAAAAACAGGTCTTGGTCCAGCCTAATGATATGACTGCCAACGGACGCAAGCTGTATCACGAAGTCAGCAAGTGGACAAAGAAGAAACCTATTCATCAGGAGGGGCGGGTTTGGGCTGGAAAAACAGTCGCTGAGCTCGCATTGGCGGTTGGGATCAGCACGAAGCAAGTTCACAGATACACTGGAAAAAACCCTTTCCGTCATGCCACTAAGCGTATCGAAGGGGTTAAAATGAAGCTGCTACGGATAGGAGAGCCGGGGGACCTGACCAACGAGGATTTTGCGCGAATGATGGTGAAGATTTGGCGAAAGAAAACGGACCGAATGGAAACATCAAAGGAATTTGGTTTGCTGGTGGGTATGGCTAAGGACACGCCAAGCGGTCTTGCCCCAGACATTTTCTGCACTGTGATCGAAAACTGGTCCGGTTTCATGGCTGGCGTGCATCTGGCAATTTCAAGCGGTATGAGCTTTGGAGATGAATTTGATACCAACCCCAACAACTTCGAGAAAAAGTTTTTCCACCACCCAAGCATTTCTGTCACTCGGCGATTTTGGCCTGTTGCGAAGGAGCATTACTTGATTGCAGTTCAAGGTAAGATCGGGAAAGGTCCAAATGTTTATACCCAAATAAGTAGTATATTATTAAGTAAATAACTAACATCATTATGGTCAGTAGACATAAAGAAAGAGACATGATGGTAGTTACTCCCCCTGCTTCGCACGGAGAGTAACCTCCTTCGGGAAGGATTTTGATCTGAGTTTTCGGGCGAGCCATCTAGAGTATTTTTATGAGCTGATTGAGGTCTTGGTACAAAGTCAGGACGGACTGCGAAAGCTTGCTGATTGCACTGGTCGGCAAATGTGGCCGCGTCGCGGTGTGTACTTCTTTTTTGAAGATGGTGAGCAGCGGTCAGGTTCGGGCAACGGGCTGCGTGTCACGCGCGTCGGCACCCACGCTCTCCGGCGCGGTTCCAACACAAAATTGTGGGGACGGCTGGCGCAGCATCGTGGTCCAGCTAGGACTGGAGGTGGCAATCATCGCGGATCAATCTTTAGATTGCTCGTGGGAGACGCTGTAATCGCCTGTGGTGCGCATCAATGCCAAACGTGGGGAATGGATAGGTCGAGCGTAACGAGGGCCGTCAGAGCGGCAGAATTGCCCATGGAGCAGGAGGTGAGCCGCGTGATTGGGAATATGCCCTTCGTTTGCTTGCCCGTCGACGATGATCCTCACCCCCAGAGTGCGCGTGGGATCATTGAACGGGGAGCGATTTCCCTCCTTAGCGAATACGGGAAACCGCAATTTGATGCCCCGTCCGATGGGTGGCTTGGTCGGCATTGCACACGACAAAAAGTGAGGATGTCGGGGCTTTGGAACAATAACCATGTTGGGGAACCCTATGACCCTGAATTTCTCGAAGTGATGGAGAGTTATGTAAGGACAAACGTCTAAGTTTAGCAGCTATTCGCATTGTGTCCCTCGTTGTCTCAGGGACACCAATGGCGACATTTGCAAAACACCAGTTTGGCCAAACCCGGTTCAGCCATTCGCACATATCAAAAGTGGAAATTTAGCCCTGTTTTGTGTCAGGGACATACAAAATAACATCATGCTGCGCATGTGTCTAAATCTGTGTAATTGCAATCAATTGCAATCAAGATTTAGTGCCTCGGAAGGCCGATTTCCCTTCCCCTGTCGGTGTCGTGGGTTACGCTAAAGAAGGTCAGACGTTTTCGACCCCTCCCAGATCAAGGAGGATCGGACATGAACGACAAGACTGCACTCACCAGATTTCAGACGATAGCTGCACAAGAGATTGCGGGACAATTGGGGGGAACCCCTATCGCTCCGTTTACCAGCACACAGTGGGTAGCAAGCTCGCTTTTGCAGAAGGCAATCCGCAGAGGAACCTTGACTGCTGCGCGTCAAGCCGGGCGGTTTTTGCTGGAGGTAAAAAGGGAACACTTATTCCGCCGCCTCAATGCCATCGCTGCCGAAGACATTGGCCTTGGTGATATTCAAACCATGGCGATCACAGCGGCCTGTCTGACCAGCGCAAAGGTGCGCCGTGATCTGGGCGGGGATGCCGTGGTCACAGACTATCTGATCCGCCGTATGGTGGATGCCCGCAAATCCCGTGCAGCCGATGATCTGCTTATGGCGGTTGAACGCTGGTCGGGATTGAACGACGACCGCGCCCGTTTCGCCGCGATGACAGATGACCGTTTGCGCCAGATCGTTCTGGGCTGCCCATCGCTGGATCGCAAGGCACTGGCGCTTTGGTATCTAATTGGCACAAGACGCTGCCCGAGTTCATATCTGCCATCGCGGGTCGGCAATCCCAATCTTGCCTTTGAAACGATGGCAGAAATGGGCGTGGCCCCGACCAAATTGCAGATCGTCAAAGAGAACTTCACAAAGACCGCGAACATGCTGGCCCCATTTGTCGCTCTACTGTCCCTTGAGAACGGCGCGGTCGCAACCGGGTTGCGCGATGATCCAACCCCGGTTGAAACGCGGATCAATGGTGTGCCGTCATGGGCGTTTGATATGTACACCCGCCCCGGTCGCGCAGCCCTCGGGCGGCTCCTCTTGCGGAATGCAGGCATGGCCGCTTGGGCTGGGGCCTTCCTTCCCCGCACAGGCCGGATACAGGTCGCGGGAGAGCTGCTGTTTCAGATCGAAGGGCAATGCCTACATCGCCGTGCGGTTGGTCCTGTTGCAATTGAATTGCAAAAACGGTGGGAGCTTGAATGTTCTGGTCTATCCGATGACGCGCTTGGCTTCGGATTGGCCGCTCTTCGGGATGCAATGCCAGAGCTGAATACGATACGGGCCGAGGTTGTTGCGGAGGGCGCAGTATGAGCGATCTCGTCCTAAACCGGCATAATCCTTTCTTATCCCGCCCCACAAAGGCGGCAGATGGAAACGAACTGACCAGCTCTGAAGCGGTCGAGCATTTTATCCGTGAAAGCCTCTCCGAGAACACCCGCCAAGCCTACCGCTCCGACCTTGCCCACTTCATGGGTTGGGGCGGCGTATTGCCAGCGTCACCGGAACTGGTCGCCCAATACCTCGCAGATCATGCCGAGGCGTTAGCCCCTGCCAGCCTCGCACGGCGGGTGGCAACTCTGAGCAAAGTCCATTCGGCCAACGGTTGGGAGAATCCGTGTCGCGCCGAAATCGTTCGGGCAACGATGCGAGGTATCAAACGCGTCAAAGGCACAGCACAAGAACAGGCCAAGCCACTGCTGCGCGAAGATCTGTTTTTAGTCCTTGATGCACTCGGTGAGGACACTCGCGCCAAACGTGACCGCGCCCTGCTATTGATCGGCTGGGCGGGTGGTTTCAGATCATCGGAACTTACGGGGCTGGACGTGGCAGATGTCGAGGAGGTTCGCGAAGGTCTTGTGCTACACTTGCGCCGATCCAAGACCGACCAGACGGGACAAGGGCGAAAGCTGGGTATTCCCCACGGAAGAACCCGACACTGCCCTGTCGGGGCTCTTATAGCTTGGCTGGGCACCCTCAATCAGCCTGAAGCCAAGATTTTCCGCCCTGTAGACCGTCACGGCAATTTGAGGGGCGACACTCTACGTGCGGACGCAGTATCAACCATCCTTCGCAACCGCCTCACAGCCGCAGGAATTGACCCTGTCGGCTACAGCGGCCACAGCCTCCGCGCAGGTCTCGCGACAAGCGCCATCAAAGCGGGTGTGCCAACCTACAAAGTCCGCGCCCAAACAGGCCACGCGTCAGACGCGATGTTAGGGCGTTACGTGCGGGACGCTGGTCTGTTTGATGGGAACGCGGCTGGTGCGCTTCTTTGACAACAACCCCGTCGATTGTCTTGCTTTCGGACCAGATGCCCGAGATACTGCCTCCCAAAAGCAAGGAGGCTTTCAGTGTCCAATCAATTCTTCCGCATTTCCGAAGGGTTTCGTTTGTAATGAGCGACCTTCAGAATTCATTTATTTCAAAATCATTTCTTCGATCTATTTGGGCGCACGAATATGAAACTTTCAAAGACAGCCAAGAAGAGGCCGATCTTTTTGAAAGATTGAAGCGCTGGGCTGCACGTGGGGTCCAGAAAGAAACCACGGCGCAGTCGGCGTTGTTACAAGAGTTCTTCGGCACAACTTGGGGATATGTTCAAGATGGTCAGGAGGGCGGAGAGCAAAATTATTCACTTTATCCAGCATTCCCTGTTGCTGGCGCTGGCCAACGTGGAGGCACAGGTGAAGCTGATGCTGGATTAGGTCATTTCACGCCGAATGAGAAATCACCAATCCCACAGGTGTTGGTTGAATTTAAAGATATCAAAAGCGCTCTGGATGCCCCGCAAAAACGGAAGGGTAACACTCGCTCACCTGTAAAGCAGGGGCTTGATTACCTTTATGCGGCACGCAAAGGGATGTTCGGTTATGAGCCGATCATTCCGACTTGGGCCATCGTAACAGATATGAACGAATTCCGCCTCTATTGGTCGGATCGAGGCGAGCGGCAATTCATTAGCTTTGCAATCGACCAAAAAGAGCTGTTTCAGAATGCTACTCTGCTTGATGAAAATGAAAAAGGACGGTTCGACCGTTTCTTGTTTTCGCGCCTATTCCATCGTGACCAATTAATCGTTCGGGGAACCACTGGTCAGTCCGAACTACTGTCCCTGATTAAGCGCCAGCGCTTTAAGCAAAATGAGCTCGAAAACCGCTTCTACCAAGAATACCGAGCGTACCGCGAACACCTTTATCGCGCGTTGCTAGAGCATAATGGACCAAAAACCGACCGTTTCCCCGGCACAAAGGGGCGATTAGTTCGCCTCGCACAAAAACTTCTCGACCGGGCAATTTTCGTGTTCTTTTGTGAAGACATGGGCCGCGCACTTAGTTTTCCGCCGCAACTTCTGCGAGATTATCTAATTCGCGAAGCTGATGACAGCTATTTCGATCCGGCTGGGGGTGAAATCTGGCAATGGCTACGGCGGCTGTTCTCTGCAATGAACTCGGGTGCGACCTCATTTGGGGACCATCAAATTAATCAGTTCAATGGTGGGCTGTTTGCGCCCGATCCCGAATTGGAAAAACTGCAAATACCCAACAGCGTGTTCTGTGAACGTGGTCAAGGCCAGAACGATGCCAGCCTTGCAGGCAACAAGCTGACGCTGCTGTATCTATCAGCAAACTACAATTATGCGTCCGGCTGGTCTGCGGGGGTCGATAGTGATCACACCTCAAACGCCAAACGTGACCCAGATAGAAACATTGGCCTCTACACGCTTGGGCGCATCTTTGAGCAGTCGATCACGGAACTAGAAATTCTCGAAGCTGAGGTTGATGGTCGCGCGTCTATCAACAAGGAAGGCAAGCGCAAACGCGATG carries:
- a CDS encoding DUF6538 domain-containing protein, with amino-acid sequence MAIHTRLVTRGRTFYFRAAVPKDLRSFTQRSEVKISLRTFNQSLASMRCRVISNHFDLVVGKARQMATAQDTALDQSIRDYFRDALDWGQEFVDIFAPDAEVNVEDSITHVETRLAMLRRRLAVRDFPSEVQSEADAIVGGLSKDVLTSRYQALQRVQTGLLRANIEADRLLLAKLNGDYAQSEIADPLFKGVELEPDGTIPRLALRPNDAVKTVPKVLGPDAPSLNALAKSYVQVLKDQKIKDKTIGDLRLSFELARAVIDFDKPATLLDLNDMKALRDLIGHMPAHHQKKPETRDLDPITAVQAGKDLPKLGYETQKKRFDFFKRFVAWMVAEEHLTKVPGNELKLLVKKPPKGKPKRLPYEPSQLKLIFDCPIYTGRQSINRSGTPGKLRLKDGRYWVPLIALYAGMRAGEIIQLTCKDIKEEDGIFFFDITKLEDDPDEEIKHLKTGSSYRKVPVHSAILELGFLEYVAARKTGRLFAELKMGSDGTYSQPWSKFWYNLGNKWKFRSKLHVFHSFRHNFVDALHEANVTDAIAMQLCGHTSDDAHWGYGKGASISRLKEEIEKIDYPGLHLGHATGPGWKI
- a CDS encoding aminotransferase class III-fold pyridoxal phosphate-dependent enzyme, coding for MPDHSPNPNDLDSYWMPFTASRAFNSNPRMITGADGIHYTDQSGHKVIDGTGGLWCCNAGHNRKPIVDAIQHQAATLDFAHSFNQGHPIAFQAASRMVALADGFDHIFFTNSGSESVDTALKIALAYHMANGQGHRRILVGRQKAYHGINFGGLSVGGLGPNKAQFGTLYPAALHMRHTLLPENAFAKGQPEHGAHLADDLTALCETHGGHNIAAVIVEPVAGAGGVFPPPVGYLKRLRDICDEHGILLIFDEVITGFGRLGTPFAASYFGVQPDLMTVAKGMTNATVPMGGVFTTANVRQAFLNGPETMPDLFHGYTYSGHPLASAAAIATLDLYRDEAIFENAAAMAQIWQDMLHQFADAPGVIDVRNIGLMGAIGLQKSGDVGANGRATYEKLWEKGLSVRPIGDTLAMSPPLTITAPDIAKIGDILSKVLC
- a CDS encoding site-specific integrase, encoding MSDLVLNRHNPFLSRPTKAADGNELTSSEAVEHFIRESLSENTRQAYRSDLAHFMGWGGVLPASPELVAQYLADHAEALAPASLARRVATLSKVHSANGWENPCRAEIVRATMRGIKRVKGTAQEQAKPLLREDLFLVLDALGEDTRAKRDRALLLIGWAGGFRSSELTGLDVADVEEVREGLVLHLRRSKTDQTGQGRKLGIPHGRTRHCPVGALIAWLGTLNQPEAKIFRPVDRHGNLRGDTLRADAVSTILRNRLTAAGIDPVGYSGHSLRAGLATSAIKAGVPTYKVRAQTGHASDAMLGRYVRDAGLFDGNAAGALL